The Roseicyclus marinus genome has a segment encoding these proteins:
- a CDS encoding DUF5665 domain-containing protein: MADEPGRDPSQPDALAEEIRALNRELALLRSHRMFVIYQSVPRVLLLRFASGMAVGLGTVIGATVLLSLIIWALSQIEFIPIIGEWAVRIASEIEAVTVGE; the protein is encoded by the coding sequence ATGGCGGATGAACCGGGGCGCGACCCGTCGCAGCCCGATGCGCTGGCTGAGGAAATACGCGCGCTCAACCGGGAATTGGCGCTGTTGCGCAGCCACCGGATGTTCGTGATCTATCAATCCGTGCCGCGTGTTCTGCTGTTGCGCTTTGCCAGCGGCATGGCCGTGGGGCTGGGCACGGTGATCGGGGCGACGGTTCTGTTGTCGCTGATCATCTGGGCGCTCAGCCAGATCGAATTCATCCCGATCATCGGGGAATGGGCCGTGCGCATCGCCAGCGAGATCGAAGCGGTGACCGTCGGGGAATAG
- a CDS encoding antibiotic biosynthesis monooxygenase family protein, translated as MVQTVITTFETSPGQCADLLDELQAAYAEFISRQPGFVSARLHVNDAQTRIANHSQWQRREDFQAMLRSEEMRARNRRIGALCRSFEPVLYDVAASYGG; from the coding sequence ATGGTCCAGACCGTCATCACCACCTTCGAAACCTCGCCCGGGCAATGCGCCGATCTGCTTGACGAATTGCAGGCGGCCTATGCCGAGTTCATCTCGCGCCAGCCGGGGTTCGTGTCGGCGCGGCTGCATGTGAACGACGCGCAGACGCGGATCGCCAACCATTCGCAATGGCAGCGCCGCGAGGATTTCCAGGCGATGCTCCGCTCCGAGGAGATGCGGGCGCGCAACCGCAGGATCGGGGCGCTCTGCCGATCCTTCGAGCCGGTTCTGTACGACGTGGCGGCCAGCTATGGCGGATGA
- a CDS encoding tRNA (cytidine(34)-2'-O)-methyltransferase produces the protein MSEAARPDRQPGMKVVLVAPEIPGNTGTIGRTCVALDLELILIRPYGFDISDKSVRRAGLDYWKHVRLSEYDDWGAFLAARAPGREQLFFFEDDGTGGTVYDPVYPADAYLVFGRETKGLPPEILDGMADRCFRLPMRSPHIRSLNLANAATAVIYQAMRDHLA, from the coding sequence ATGTCTGAGGCCGCCCGGCCCGACAGGCAGCCCGGCATGAAGGTCGTGCTGGTCGCCCCCGAAATCCCCGGCAATACGGGCACGATCGGGCGGACCTGCGTGGCGCTGGACCTCGAGCTGATCCTGATCCGGCCTTACGGCTTCGACATTTCCGACAAATCGGTGCGCCGCGCGGGGCTGGATTACTGGAAACATGTGCGGCTGTCGGAATACGACGATTGGGGCGCATTCCTGGCCGCGCGCGCGCCCGGGCGCGAGCAGCTGTTCTTTTTCGAGGACGACGGGACGGGCGGCACGGTCTATGACCCGGTCTATCCCGCCGATGCCTACCTGGTCTTTGGCCGCGAGACCAAGGGATTGCCACCCGAGATCCTGGACGGGATGGCGGATCGCTGTTTTCGTCTGCCGATGCGGAGCCCGCATATCCGGTCGCTCAACCTCGCCAATGCGGCGACGGCGGTGATCTACCAGGCGATGCGCGACCATCTTGCCTGA
- a CDS encoding DUF6206 family protein, with amino-acid sequence MSDLAGPVREALRERGEPISRLGYFCAPFRPAGGPLRDKVIKTYRGGRDPELLEQLARRHTAYVEVLTWAGVRLPETRFLILNEAGYLQPVIVQDALDEALLMRPQIEAADLPGALALLESAAASIADFWARVAQRPERIGYHPSIRNFAHDAEGPIFFDTFPPLIGYSREDMGRLLLRFSEAGLVRSMGAVMPERIRAIQDEWYSPAGTIVGLIGSAVRLRPEDGAAILAWAREFAANRLEPGLGAEVLAELDRPPRLPAFWTGMRRLLGLEGKPNV; translated from the coding sequence ATGAGCGACCTGGCAGGACCTGTGCGCGAGGCGCTTCGGGAACGGGGCGAGCCGATTTCCCGGCTGGGGTATTTCTGTGCGCCGTTCCGGCCCGCAGGGGGACCGCTCAGGGACAAGGTGATCAAGACCTATCGCGGCGGGCGCGACCCCGAGTTGCTGGAACAGCTGGCGCGGCGGCACACGGCCTATGTCGAGGTTCTGACTTGGGCGGGGGTGCGCCTGCCCGAGACGCGGTTCCTGATCCTGAACGAGGCGGGCTATCTGCAACCGGTGATCGTGCAAGATGCACTGGACGAGGCGCTGTTGATGCGGCCCCAGATCGAGGCTGCCGACCTGCCGGGCGCGCTGGCGCTTTTGGAAAGTGCCGCGGCCAGCATCGCGGACTTCTGGGCGCGGGTGGCGCAACGGCCCGAGCGGATCGGCTATCACCCCTCGATCCGCAATTTCGCCCATGACGCCGAGGGGCCGATCTTTTTCGACACATTCCCGCCGCTGATCGGCTATTCGCGCGAGGATATGGGGCGGCTGTTGCTGCGCTTTTCCGAGGCAGGTCTGGTGCGCAGCATGGGTGCTGTCATGCCCGAGCGCATCCGCGCCATCCAGGACGAATGGTATTCGCCCGCGGGCACCATCGTGGGGCTGATCGGCAGCGCGGTGCGGCTCCGCCCCGAGGATGGGGCGGCGATCCTGGCCTGGGCGCGGGAATTCGCCGCGAACCGGCTGGAGCCGGGTCTGGGCGCCGAGGTTCTGGCCGAGCTGGACCGGCCGCCGCGCCTGCCCGCCTTCTGGACCGGGATGCGGCGGCTGCTGGGGCTTGAGGGCAAGCCGAATGTCTGA
- a CDS encoding carboxymuconolactone decarboxylase family protein, translated as MALVPPLSEEAMDADLCAHVQFFKGPLGVIPNSVRTMAHRAPIARAFTDLNVAVMTDYGSGVTPEFKRLIGYVSSFASGCLYCQAHMILASERFNASEARLNDVFDFEASAAFTDAEKAALAFAQAATLVPNAVTPEVGARLKAHWDEGQIVEIMGVVALFGYLNRWNDSMGSALEDLPLSKGEARLAGATGWSVGKHR; from the coding sequence ATGGCCCTGGTTCCGCCGCTTTCAGAAGAGGCGATGGACGCCGATCTCTGCGCCCATGTCCAGTTCTTCAAGGGGCCGCTTGGGGTGATCCCGAATTCGGTTCGCACCATGGCCCATCGCGCGCCCATCGCGCGGGCCTTTACCGATCTGAACGTGGCGGTGATGACCGATTACGGATCGGGCGTGACGCCGGAATTCAAGCGGCTGATCGGCTATGTCTCGAGCTTTGCCTCGGGGTGCCTGTATTGCCAGGCGCATATGATCCTGGCCTCGGAACGGTTCAACGCGAGCGAGGCACGGTTGAACGATGTCTTCGATTTCGAGGCGAGCGCGGCCTTTACCGATGCGGAAAAGGCGGCGCTGGCCTTTGCACAGGCGGCGACGCTGGTGCCCAACGCAGTGACGCCCGAGGTGGGCGCGCGGTTAAAGGCGCATTGGGACGAGGGGCAGATCGTCGAGATCATGGGGGTGGTGGCGCTCTTTGGCTACCTGAACCGTTGGAACGATTCGATGGGATCGGCGCTGGAGGATCTGCCGCTATCCAAGGGCGAGGCGCGGCTGGCAGGGGCCACCGGCTGGAGCGTGGGCAAGCACCGATGA
- a CDS encoding HugZ family protein gives MTDPTARPADPIRPTDAEARTLARDLIAHARFAALAVLDPDSGAPMVTRIALVPGPDGVPLTLISTLSAHTSALAADPRCSLLIGEPGEKGDPLTHPRLTLQARAEPADKTALKAHYLSLYPKATLYYDFGDFGLYRFAPLAAHLNGGFGKAYRLTPADLAQ, from the coding sequence ATGACCGACCCGACCGCGCGCCCCGCCGACCCGATCCGCCCCACCGATGCCGAAGCACGGACGCTCGCCCGCGACCTGATCGCCCATGCCCGCTTTGCCGCCCTTGCCGTCCTCGACCCCGACTCCGGCGCGCCCATGGTCACGCGCATCGCGCTTGTGCCGGGTCCCGACGGCGTGCCGCTCACGCTGATCTCGACGCTCTCGGCCCACACCTCCGCCCTTGCCGCCGATCCGCGCTGTTCGCTCCTGATCGGGGAACCGGGGGAAAAGGGCGATCCGCTCACCCATCCCCGCCTCACGCTTCAGGCGCGCGCCGAACCCGCCGACAAGACAGCGCTCAAGGCGCATTACCTGTCGCTCTATCCCAAGGCGACGCTCTACTACGATTTCGGGGATTTCGGGCTTTACCGCTTCGCGCCCCTCGCCGCCCATCTCAACGGCGGCTTTGGCAAGGCCTACCGCCTGACGCCTGCGGATCTGGCACAATGA
- a CDS encoding DUF427 domain-containing protein, translating to MTLLPVENVQDYPRPPRLERVAQPLRVVFAGVPVAEAEAGTAWRVLETHHAPTYYLPPQAVLGAALVPVARETFCEWKGRAVYFDLVLNGRRSRNAAWSYPAPTHRFEAIKDHLAFYATSVDAAYVGDIKVMPQPGDFYGGWVTPNLTGRIKGAMGTLHW from the coding sequence ATGACCCTTTTGCCCGTCGAGAACGTTCAGGATTATCCCCGCCCGCCCCGGTTGGAGCGGGTGGCGCAACCGCTGCGCGTGGTCTTTGCCGGGGTGCCGGTCGCCGAGGCCGAGGCGGGGACAGCGTGGCGGGTTCTCGAAACCCATCATGCGCCGACCTATTACCTGCCGCCCCAGGCGGTTCTGGGCGCGGCATTGGTGCCTGTGGCGCGCGAGACATTTTGCGAATGGAAGGGGCGGGCGGTCTATTTCGACCTGGTCCTGAACGGGCGGCGGTCGCGGAACGCGGCCTGGTCCTATCCGGCGCCAACCCACAGGTTCGAGGCGATCAAGGATCATCTGGCCTTTTACGCCACTTCGGTCGATGCGGCCTATGTGGGCGATATCAAGGTCATGCCCCAGCCCGGCGATTTCTACGGCGGCTGGGTCACGCCCAACCTGACGGGCCGGATCAAGGGCGCGATGGGCACGCTGCACTGGTAG
- a CDS encoding right-handed parallel beta-helix repeat-containing protein, whose amino-acid sequence MNQVITDGLVLMPPPFANGLGVWSRQDGRPGSDTWASAANAALVAADADFGSCLEIVKTEATTRLRHMGQTPIRPGLYLRVSARVKVLSGNLPSVRIAAWAGNAASQNLTGVVQAGPSTALTAYGAVITVSAIIGTGTRTGVDMPWGPAASFAHVGLDLTGANGGQVRIDDIVVEDVTGVFLRKLMDWVDVRDYGAQGDGQSDDRAAFVAADAAAAGREILVPAGDYLIGSSLTLNSPARFEGRLVMPDGARLSLNRNFDLKGYAEAMGDDVLGLKKGIQQLFNQSDHEGFDLCGRRVLLDEPLDVQAIVGNRNTYANRRVLRNGQLAAAPGAGWADAVVTRTGTWSASDARRITGLSNVADIPVGALVTAGQGVGREVYVTSKDVAGGRVTLSAPFYGAPVTQTYTFRRFKYLLDFSGWLNLQRFVVSDIEFLCAGTCSGINLPRDGLVFQIQDCFFTGPKDRGITSTGEGCQGMQIDRCQFLSNEQDLNAPQRKSIAFNTNSSDIKVRDNRVNKFRHFGVVGGTGNIFSGNHFFQGDGVTDGPRTAGLILTDNNTKTTFEGNYVDNCYIEWTNERDPTPAFTGGFSFHGLSLDGNIFFSTESAPWMNFITIKPYGPGHFINGLTVTDNLFKKTGGAQLAAVEGVDSSFAGLDLNRTADLVFEGNTYTGIVKRTENPVTLRHTEGSASSVWNVDFTPFTPFGAPVRSATSFLAEGPLRSAFNVIVYLTPYAEPGQGAGGRTLRLRWQQDVRGTAQVTARCDL is encoded by the coding sequence ATGAACCAGGTGATCACGGACGGGCTTGTGCTGATGCCGCCGCCCTTTGCCAATGGGCTGGGCGTCTGGTCGCGGCAGGACGGGCGGCCGGGCAGCGACACCTGGGCATCGGCGGCCAATGCGGCGCTGGTAGCCGCCGATGCCGATTTCGGCAGTTGCCTGGAGATCGTGAAGACGGAGGCGACGACGCGGCTGCGCCACATGGGTCAGACGCCGATCCGGCCGGGTCTCTACCTGCGGGTTTCGGCGCGGGTGAAGGTGCTGTCGGGCAATTTGCCCTCGGTCCGGATCGCGGCCTGGGCGGGCAATGCGGCCTCCCAGAACCTGACGGGGGTGGTGCAGGCCGGGCCGAGCACGGCGTTGACCGCTTATGGCGCGGTCATCACGGTGTCGGCGATCATCGGGACAGGCACGCGCACGGGCGTCGACATGCCCTGGGGCCCGGCGGCCAGTTTCGCCCATGTGGGTCTGGACCTGACAGGGGCGAATGGCGGGCAGGTCCGGATCGACGACATCGTGGTCGAGGATGTCACGGGCGTGTTCCTGCGCAAGCTGATGGATTGGGTCGATGTGCGCGATTACGGTGCGCAGGGCGACGGACAAAGCGATGACCGCGCGGCCTTTGTCGCCGCCGATGCGGCAGCGGCCGGGCGGGAGATCCTGGTGCCGGCGGGCGATTACCTGATCGGGTCGAGCCTGACGCTGAACAGCCCGGCGCGGTTCGAGGGGCGGCTGGTGATGCCCGATGGCGCGCGGCTGTCGCTCAACCGGAATTTCGACCTGAAGGGCTATGCGGAAGCCATGGGCGACGATGTGCTGGGTCTGAAGAAGGGCATCCAGCAATTGTTCAACCAATCCGACCATGAGGGGTTCGACCTGTGCGGGCGGCGGGTGCTGCTGGACGAGCCGCTCGACGTGCAGGCCATCGTGGGCAACCGCAACACCTATGCCAACCGGCGGGTGCTGCGGAACGGGCAGCTGGCCGCCGCACCGGGGGCGGGATGGGCCGACGCGGTGGTGACGCGGACGGGCACCTGGAGCGCGTCGGATGCGCGCCGGATCACCGGCCTGTCGAATGTCGCCGATATCCCGGTGGGGGCGCTGGTCACGGCGGGCCAGGGCGTGGGGCGGGAGGTCTACGTGACCTCAAAGGATGTGGCGGGGGGGCGCGTGACGCTGTCGGCCCCGTTCTACGGCGCGCCGGTGACGCAGACCTACACCTTCCGCCGGTTCAAGTATCTGCTCGATTTCTCGGGCTGGCTGAACCTGCAACGCTTTGTCGTGTCCGATATCGAGTTTCTGTGCGCGGGCACCTGTTCGGGGATCAACCTGCCGCGCGACGGGCTGGTGTTCCAGATCCAGGATTGTTTCTTTACCGGTCCCAAGGATCGCGGCATCACCTCGACCGGGGAAGGGTGCCAGGGGATGCAGATCGACCGCTGCCAGTTCCTGTCGAACGAGCAGGACCTGAACGCGCCGCAGCGCAAGAGCATCGCGTTCAACACCAATTCCTCGGACATCAAGGTGCGCGACAACCGCGTGAACAAGTTCCGGCATTTCGGGGTCGTGGGAGGCACCGGAAACATCTTTTCGGGCAACCATTTCTTTCAGGGCGACGGGGTGACGGACGGGCCGCGCACGGCGGGGCTGATCCTGACGGACAACAACACCAAGACGACCTTCGAGGGGAATTACGTCGACAATTGCTACATCGAATGGACCAACGAGCGTGATCCGACCCCGGCCTTTACCGGTGGGTTCAGCTTTCACGGGCTGTCGCTGGACGGGAACATCTTTTTCTCGACCGAAAGCGCGCCGTGGATGAATTTCATCACGATCAAGCCCTATGGGCCGGGGCATTTCATCAACGGGCTGACGGTGACCGACAACCTGTTCAAGAAGACAGGGGGCGCGCAGCTCGCCGCGGTCGAGGGGGTGGACAGCTCTTTCGCGGGGCTGGATCTGAACCGGACGGCGGATCTGGTCTTCGAGGGCAACACCTATACCGGCATCGTGAAGCGGACCGAGAACCCGGTGACGCTGCGCCATACCGAGGGGAGTGCGAGCAGTGTCTGGAACGTGGATTTCACGCCCTTCACCCCCTTTGGCGCGCCGGTGCGCTCGGCCACATCGTTCCTGGCCGAGGGACCGCTGCGCAGTGCGTTCAACGTGATCGTTTACCTGACGCCCTATGCCGAACCGGGGCAGGGGGCGGGGGGGCGCACACTGCGTTTGCGCTGGCAACAGGACGTGCGCGGCACGGCGCAGGTAACGGCGCGCTGCGATCTGTAA
- a CDS encoding DUF4864 domain-containing protein, translating to MLRNILAALVLTMASLSASAQEVLAPDPGIEAVIAGQFDAFRAGEVDEAWTYASPNIQRLFGNVENFARMVEQGYPMVWQPGRVDFIDLQSFGGLLVQRVQVIDAQGRVHYLGYQMVETEGGWRINGVQVLPAPDVSA from the coding sequence ATGCTGCGCAATATCCTTGCCGCCCTTGTCCTGACCATGGCCAGCCTGAGCGCGAGTGCGCAGGAGGTTCTGGCCCCCGATCCCGGCATCGAGGCGGTGATCGCGGGCCAGTTCGACGCCTTCCGCGCGGGCGAGGTGGACGAGGCCTGGACCTATGCCAGCCCCAATATCCAGCGGCTTTTCGGAAACGTCGAGAATTTCGCGCGCATGGTCGAACAGGGCTATCCGATGGTCTGGCAGCCCGGCCGGGTGGATTTCATCGACCTGCAGAGTTTCGGCGGATTGCTGGTGCAGCGGGTGCAGGTGATCGATGCGCAGGGGCGCGTGCATTACCTGGGCTACCAGATGGTCGAGACGGAGGGCGGCTGGCGCATCAACGGGGTGCAGGTCCTGCCCGCGCCGGATGTTTCGGCCTGA